In the Helianthus annuus cultivar XRQ/B chromosome 11, HanXRQr2.0-SUNRISE, whole genome shotgun sequence genome, one interval contains:
- the LOC110909361 gene encoding dof zinc finger protein DOF2.4 has product MAFSSVPSYLDHHNWHLQLQQSSHQQASVGGAGGENPNLPPPPVQPPPPSHPSGGGAGAGAGGEGSTRPGSMVDRARMLNLPMPEPGLNCPRCESTNTKFCYFNNYSLTQPRHFCKSCRRYWTRGGALRNVPVGGGCRKNKRSNKNRRSKSPTQTRPKSVGDSPSRCSTETMTSTQLHHPPSLQLPFMTSLGQYGGVGGNISSNLAGFQLQNEMGSFQLGSGSSNGNNFNNMLSVGGAENWKLPYLAGFEVPSNPNLFHYQSEGVSEAPSSSMVGRDDNTQIDPPVKMEDNRGLNLSRQFLGVSETTNQQPWVGNAWTQFSGVSSTSSITPTTHFI; this is encoded by the exons ATGGCGTTCTCATCTGTTCCATCCTATCTTGATCACCACAATTGGCATCTTCAG TTGCAACAATCAAGTCACCAACAAGCGAGTGTCGGTGGTGCTGGTGGTGAAAACCCTAATCTCCCTCCACCACCGGTACAACCACCACCCCCATCACATCCTAGTGGAGGGGGTGCTGGTGCTGGTGCTGGTGGAGAAGGTTCCACCAGACCAGGATCTATGGTAGACCGAGCAAGGATGCTCAATCTACCTATGCCAGAGCCAGGGTTAAATTGTCCACGTTGTGAATCAACCAACACTAAGTTCTGCTATTTCAACAACTATAGCCTCACGCAACCACGACACTTTTGCAAGTCATGTAGGCGTTATTGGACTCGCGGTGGTGCTCTAAGAAACGTTCCGGTGGGGGGAGGTTGTCGGAAAAACAAAAGGAGTAATAAAAACAGAAGATCAAAATCTCCAACCCAAACAAGGCCTAAATCTGTAGGTGATAGTCCATCAAGGTGTAGTACAGAAACAATGACTAGTACTCAACTCCATCATCCTCCCTCTCTTCAATTGCCATTCATGACCTCTTTAGGTCAATATGGAGGTGTTGGTGGCAATATTAGCTCAAATCTTGCTGGCTTTCAGCTTCAAAATGAAATGGGTAGTTTTCAACTAGGAAGTGGGAGCTCAAATGGGAATAATTTCAATAATATGTTATCAGTTGGAGGTGCTGAAAATTGGAAATTGCCTTACTTGGCTGGTTTTGAGGTACCTAGTAACCCGAATCTATTTCACTATCAAAGTGAAGGTGTATCTGAAGCACCATCATCATCAATGGTAGGAAGAGATGATAACACTCAAATAGATCCTCCAGTGAAGATGGAAGACAACCGCGGTTTAAATTTATCAAGGCAGTTTCTTGGTGTTTCGGAAACTACTAATCAACAACCATGGGTGGGAAATGCTTGGACCCAATTTTCGGGTGTTAGTAGTACTTCTTCTATCACTCCAACTACACATTTCATATAA